In a genomic window of Gemmatimonas sp.:
- a CDS encoding alpha/beta fold hydrolase, which produces MTRYVVRPLLTLALLAALPALSSAHAQDAPPPRRGVVITDTARARALFVSKDPADLAGCGANCDRDIKARMATDSAYEARAKGVVDFKKVTYKSRADGLEIPAYVFAPLTKNPAGHAALVWVHGGVHSNWGLGMWPFVREAVQKGYVVITPNYRGSTGYGNDFHRKIDYGGMEVDDVYSSIDYLKTQPFVDMDRLGMMGWSHGGFITSLNLTREGQPFRAGAAMVPVTNLIFRLSDHGPSYQRDYAAEEGIKGLPFENVPEYIRRSPVFHLEKLNVPLLAHVATNDCDVYFRENQQFIYTLRALKPDLAETKIYVNPPQGGGGCGHTFNRRVNASSTQSDDTPEQIDSWNRVWTFFEWNLRPKSVLRVDNQEWMRDPRLASPRGPVPPQ; this is translated from the coding sequence ATGACCCGTTACGTCGTTCGCCCGCTTCTAACGCTGGCACTGCTCGCTGCGCTGCCGGCGCTCTCGTCGGCTCATGCGCAGGACGCCCCGCCGCCTCGCCGCGGTGTCGTGATCACCGACACCGCCCGCGCCCGTGCCCTCTTCGTGAGCAAGGACCCCGCCGATCTGGCCGGTTGTGGCGCCAACTGTGACCGCGACATCAAAGCGCGCATGGCTACCGACAGCGCATACGAAGCACGGGCCAAGGGCGTCGTGGACTTCAAGAAGGTCACGTACAAGAGCCGCGCCGATGGCCTCGAGATTCCGGCCTACGTGTTTGCGCCGCTCACCAAGAATCCCGCCGGTCATGCGGCGCTGGTGTGGGTGCACGGCGGCGTGCACTCCAATTGGGGACTCGGCATGTGGCCGTTCGTGCGCGAGGCCGTGCAGAAGGGCTACGTCGTGATCACGCCCAACTACCGCGGCAGCACCGGCTACGGCAACGACTTCCATCGCAAGATCGATTACGGCGGCATGGAAGTGGACGACGTGTACTCGTCGATCGACTACCTCAAGACGCAGCCGTTCGTCGACATGGACCGACTCGGCATGATGGGTTGGAGCCACGGCGGCTTCATCACCTCGCTCAACCTCACGCGTGAGGGGCAGCCCTTCCGCGCCGGTGCGGCGATGGTGCCAGTCACGAATCTCATCTTCCGCTTGTCCGATCACGGCCCCAGCTACCAGCGCGACTACGCGGCCGAAGAAGGGATCAAGGGGCTGCCGTTCGAGAACGTGCCGGAGTATATCCGTCGCTCGCCGGTGTTTCACCTCGAGAAGCTGAACGTGCCACTGCTCGCGCACGTGGCTACCAACGACTGCGACGTGTACTTTCGCGAGAACCAGCAGTTCATCTACACGCTGCGCGCGCTCAAGCCTGATCTGGCCGAAACGAAGATTTACGTGAACCCGCCCCAGGGTGGTGGTGGCTGCGGCCACACCTTCAATCGTCGCGTGAATGCGTCGAGTACGCAGAGCGACGACACGCCCGAGCAGATCGATTCGTGGAACCGCGTGTGGACGTTCTTCGAGTGGAACCTGCGTCCGAAGAGCGTATTGCGCGTAGACAATCAGGAGTGGATGCGCGATCCGCGCCTGGCGAGCCCGCGTGGTCCGGTGCCGCCGCAGTAG